A stretch of the Massilia varians genome encodes the following:
- the gshA gene encoding glutamate--cysteine ligase: MVPHLATALTGPLLDLEKKILEATPAIERWFRLEWQEHTPPFYCSVDLRNAGYKLAPVDTNLFPGGFNNLSTEMLPLTVQAAMAAIDKYCPDARNLLMIPEVNTRNPMYLQNVARLMQIFRQTGLHVRLGSLSPDVTQPTPLALPDGNMLVVEPLVRSANGRRVGLADFDPCTILLNNDLSSGIPAILENIHEQSLLPPLHAGWALRRKSNHFKAFDEVAKKFGKLIEIDPWLVNPLHSKVGEVDLQQDVGTEQLADAVSALLSKIKKKYKEYGMKEQKPFVIVKPDAGTYGMGVMTVKDASEVRDLSRAQRNKMTVIKDGVAVTDMIVQEGVPTFETINDAVAEPVVYMIDRYVVGGFYRVHAERGIDQNLNAPGSQYVPLAFAQQHAVPDPRAKPGTAAPNRFYVYGVVARLGLLAASLELERTDPNPEVY; this comes from the coding sequence ATGGTTCCGCACCTCGCCACCGCCCTGACCGGTCCTCTCCTGGACCTGGAAAAGAAGATTCTCGAAGCCACGCCCGCCATCGAGCGCTGGTTCCGCCTCGAGTGGCAGGAGCATACGCCGCCGTTTTATTGCTCAGTAGACCTGCGCAATGCCGGCTACAAGCTGGCGCCGGTCGACACCAACCTGTTCCCGGGCGGCTTCAACAACCTGTCGACCGAGATGCTGCCGCTGACGGTGCAGGCGGCCATGGCCGCAATCGACAAGTATTGCCCGGATGCACGTAACCTCTTGATGATCCCGGAGGTTAATACGCGCAACCCGATGTACCTGCAGAACGTGGCGCGCCTGATGCAGATCTTCCGCCAGACCGGCCTGCACGTGCGCCTCGGCTCGCTGTCGCCGGACGTCACCCAGCCGACGCCGCTGGCACTGCCCGACGGCAACATGCTGGTGGTGGAGCCGCTGGTGCGTTCGGCAAACGGGCGCCGCGTCGGCCTGGCCGATTTCGATCCCTGCACCATCCTGCTGAACAACGACTTATCAAGCGGCATTCCGGCGATCCTGGAAAACATCCACGAGCAGTCGCTGCTGCCGCCGCTGCACGCCGGCTGGGCGCTGCGCCGCAAGAGCAACCATTTCAAGGCCTTCGACGAAGTGGCCAAGAAGTTCGGCAAGCTGATCGAGATCGACCCCTGGCTGGTCAACCCTCTGCACAGCAAGGTCGGCGAGGTCGACCTGCAGCAGGACGTCGGCACCGAGCAGCTGGCCGACGCCGTCTCGGCCCTGCTCTCGAAGATCAAGAAGAAGTACAAGGAATACGGCATGAAGGAGCAGAAGCCCTTCGTGATCGTCAAGCCCGACGCCGGCACCTACGGCATGGGCGTCATGACGGTGAAGGACGCCAGCGAGGTGCGCGACCTGAGCCGCGCCCAGCGCAACAAGATGACCGTCATCAAGGATGGTGTGGCGGTCACCGACATGATCGTGCAGGAAGGCGTGCCGACCTTCGAAACCATCAACGACGCGGTGGCCGAGCCGGTGGTGTACATGATCGACCGCTACGTGGTGGGCGGCTTCTACCGCGTGCACGCCGAACGCGGCATCGACCAGAACCTGAACGCGCCGGGCTCGCAGTACGTGCCGCTGGCATTTGCCCAGCAGCACGCGGTGCCGGACCCCAGGGCCAAGCCGGGCACGGCGGCGCCGAACCGCTTCTACGTGTACGGCGTGGTGGCGCGCCTGGGCCTGCTGGCGGCGTCGCTCGAGCTGGAACGCACCGATCCTAACCCGGAAGTTTATTAA
- the gshB gene encoding glutathione synthase, translated as MKIAFLADPLSTFKIYKDSTFAMMREAARRGHAIYAFEQRDMVLEEGVVTAVVTRIHLTGEAEVWYRADRPESVQLSFFDAVIERKDPPFDMEYVYGTYLLELAERQGARVFNRPGAIRDHNEKLTIGQFSQYTSPTLVSSSAARLRAFHEKHGDVIFKPLDGMGGAGIFRVKDDGMNLGSVIESLTANGRHTIMAQKFIPAIKQGDKRVLVIDGKPVPFTLARIPQGNEVRGNLAAGGLGVAQPITAREREIAEAIGPELAARGLLLVGLDVIGDFLTEVNVTSPTCFQEIADQTGFDVAAMFIDAVERKATETY; from the coding sequence ATGAAAATCGCCTTCCTCGCCGACCCGCTCTCCACGTTCAAGATCTACAAGGATTCGACTTTCGCGATGATGCGCGAAGCCGCCAGGCGCGGCCACGCCATCTATGCCTTCGAGCAGCGCGACATGGTGCTGGAAGAGGGCGTGGTGACGGCGGTCGTCACGCGCATCCACCTCACCGGCGAGGCCGAGGTCTGGTACCGCGCCGACCGGCCGGAAAGCGTGCAGCTCTCGTTCTTCGACGCCGTCATCGAGCGCAAGGACCCGCCCTTCGACATGGAGTACGTGTACGGCACCTACCTGCTGGAGCTGGCCGAGCGCCAGGGCGCGCGCGTGTTCAACCGCCCGGGCGCGATCCGCGACCACAACGAGAAGCTGACCATCGGCCAGTTCAGCCAGTACACCTCGCCGACCCTGGTCAGCTCGAGCGCGGCCCGGCTGCGCGCCTTCCACGAGAAGCACGGCGACGTGATCTTCAAGCCGCTCGACGGCATGGGCGGCGCCGGCATCTTCCGCGTCAAGGACGATGGCATGAACCTGGGCTCGGTGATCGAGTCCCTGACCGCCAACGGCCGGCACACCATCATGGCGCAGAAATTCATCCCGGCCATCAAGCAGGGCGACAAGCGCGTGCTCGTGATCGATGGCAAACCGGTGCCGTTCACGCTGGCGCGCATCCCGCAGGGCAATGAAGTGCGCGGCAACCTGGCCGCCGGCGGCCTGGGCGTGGCGCAGCCGATCACCGCGCGCGAGCGCGAGATCGCCGAGGCCATCGGCCCGGAACTGGCGGCACGCGGCTTATTGCTGGTAGGATTGGATGTGATCGGCGATTTCCTGACGGAGGTGAACGTCACCAGCCCGACCTGCTTCCAGGAGATCGCCGACCAGACCGGATTCGACGTGGCCGCGATGTTCATCGACGCGGTCGAACGCAAGGCAACTGAGACATACTGA
- a CDS encoding PTS sugar transporter subunit IIA, with product MVGILLMTHAPLGQAFISAVAHVFRGPTERFEAIDVTADQDLAQVHVLAKEAIARLDDGDGVLVITDIKGGTPSNCCNSLADAGHVEVIAGISLPMLLRAITYRRDTLDVVVEMALAGAQNGAVRVDNRIRVGSS from the coding sequence ATGGTTGGCATCCTGCTGATGACCCACGCTCCGCTGGGCCAGGCATTCATCTCCGCGGTGGCCCACGTATTTCGTGGCCCCACCGAGCGCTTCGAGGCGATCGACGTGACCGCCGACCAGGACCTGGCCCAGGTGCATGTCCTGGCCAAGGAGGCGATCGCGCGCCTGGACGACGGCGACGGCGTGCTGGTCATCACCGACATCAAGGGCGGCACGCCGTCCAATTGCTGCAATTCCCTGGCCGATGCCGGCCACGTGGAAGTCATCGCCGGCATCAGCCTGCCGATGCTGCTGCGTGCCATCACCTACCGCCGCGACACCCTCGACGTGGTGGTGGAAATGGCCCTGGCCGGCGCTCAGAACGGCGCCGTGCGGGTGGACAACCGCATCCGCGTCGGATCGAGCTGA
- a CDS encoding HPr family phosphocarrier protein, protein MIQQEFEIINKLGLHARASAKFTQLAAKFKSDVWLTRNGRRINAKSIMGVMMLAAGKGAKVLLEADGPDEEACIAALGGLINDKFGEGE, encoded by the coding sequence ATGATTCAACAGGAATTCGAGATCATCAACAAGCTGGGCCTGCACGCCCGCGCCTCCGCCAAGTTCACCCAACTGGCCGCCAAGTTCAAGAGCGACGTCTGGCTCACCCGTAACGGACGCCGCATCAATGCCAAGTCGATCATGGGTGTCATGATGCTCGCCGCCGGCAAGGGCGCCAAGGTGCTGCTCGAGGCCGACGGTCCCGACGAGGAAGCATGCATCGCCGCCCTGGGCGGCCTGATCAACGACAAGTTCGGCGAAGGCGAGTAA
- the ptsP gene encoding phosphoenolpyruvate--protein phosphotransferase: protein MASFTLHGIPVSRGISIGRAHLLTPAALDVKHYLVPEEQVEAEVARLQHAIAEVHRGLQALWTELPKDAPTELGAFIDVHALILSDPMISEAPLDIIRTRHYNAEWALVTQIDELSSQFDEIEDEYLRERKHDIQQVAERVLKVLMGTALEIPPPLAGEDQATPQMIVVAHDISPADMLAFRDRAGDAQAFVGFVTDVGGQNSHTAIVARSLDIPAVVGMSQASRLIEQDDWVIIDGDAGVVICNPSQLVLEQYRARQAALIKARKRLLKLKKTPAVTKDGTAVTLLANIELPDDCPAALDAGASGVGLFRSEFLFMGRSHGLGHGLKIPSEDEQFEQYRKAVVAMKGRPVTIRTLDVGADKPLDPTEHTALNPALGLRAIRYCLAEPQLFLTQLRAILRASAYGKVRILIPMLAHAFEIDQTLTMIEQAKAQLREENVKYDPGVEVGAMIEIPAAALALPMFVKRMHFLSIGTNDLIQYLLAIDRVDYEVAHLYNPLHPAVLNLIAQTIATGQKAGLDVAVCGEMAGDTKLTRLLLGMGLREFSMHPAQLLSVKQEILNSDLSAITTRTRRILRSIEPNDIASAVEQLQTL from the coding sequence ATGGCATCGTTCACGCTCCACGGCATTCCGGTTTCGCGCGGCATCTCGATCGGCCGCGCGCACCTGCTCACCCCGGCCGCGCTCGACGTCAAGCACTACCTGGTCCCGGAAGAACAGGTCGAGGCCGAGGTCGCGCGCCTGCAGCACGCCATCGCCGAAGTGCACCGCGGCCTGCAGGCCCTGTGGACCGAGCTGCCCAAGGACGCCCCGACCGAACTGGGCGCCTTCATCGACGTGCACGCGCTGATCCTGTCCGACCCCATGATCTCGGAGGCGCCGCTCGACATCATCCGCACCCGCCACTACAACGCCGAATGGGCGCTGGTGACCCAGATCGACGAATTGTCCAGCCAGTTCGACGAGATCGAGGACGAGTACCTGCGCGAGCGCAAGCACGACATCCAGCAGGTGGCCGAGCGGGTGCTCAAGGTCCTGATGGGCACCGCGCTGGAGATCCCGCCGCCGCTGGCGGGCGAGGACCAGGCCACGCCGCAGATGATCGTGGTGGCCCACGACATCTCGCCGGCCGACATGCTGGCCTTCCGCGACCGGGCCGGCGACGCGCAGGCCTTCGTCGGCTTCGTCACCGACGTCGGCGGCCAGAACTCGCACACGGCGATCGTCGCGCGCTCGCTCGACATCCCGGCGGTGGTCGGCATGAGCCAGGCCTCGCGCCTGATCGAGCAGGACGACTGGGTGATCATCGACGGCGACGCCGGCGTGGTGATCTGCAACCCGAGCCAGCTGGTGCTGGAACAGTACCGCGCGCGCCAGGCCGCCCTGATCAAGGCGCGCAAGCGCCTGCTCAAGCTCAAGAAGACCCCGGCGGTGACGAAGGATGGCACTGCGGTCACGCTGCTGGCCAACATCGAGCTGCCGGACGACTGCCCGGCGGCGCTGGATGCCGGCGCCAGCGGCGTCGGCCTGTTCCGCTCCGAGTTCCTGTTCATGGGCCGCAGCCATGGGCTCGGGCACGGGCTGAAGATCCCGAGCGAGGACGAGCAGTTCGAGCAGTACCGCAAGGCGGTGGTGGCCATGAAGGGCCGCCCGGTGACCATCCGCACCCTCGACGTCGGCGCCGACAAGCCGCTCGACCCGACCGAGCACACCGCGCTGAACCCGGCGCTGGGCCTGCGCGCGATCCGCTACTGCCTGGCCGAGCCCCAGCTGTTCCTGACCCAGCTGCGCGCGATCCTGCGCGCCTCCGCGTATGGCAAAGTGCGGATCCTGATCCCGATGCTGGCGCACGCCTTCGAGATCGACCAGACGCTGACCATGATCGAGCAGGCCAAGGCCCAACTGCGCGAAGAGAACGTCAAGTACGACCCGGGCGTGGAAGTCGGCGCCATGATCGAGATCCCGGCCGCCGCGCTGGCGCTGCCGATGTTCGTCAAGCGCATGCACTTCCTGTCGATCGGCACCAATGACCTGATCCAGTACCTGCTGGCGATCGACCGCGTCGACTACGAGGTGGCGCACCTGTACAATCCGCTGCACCCGGCGGTCCTGAACCTGATCGCCCAGACCATCGCCACCGGCCAGAAGGCCGGCCTGGACGTCGCCGTGTGCGGCGAGATGGCGGGCGACACCAAGCTCACCCGCCTGCTGCTGGGCATGGGCCTGCGCGAATTCTCGATGCACCCGGCGCAGCTGCTGTCGGTGAAGCAGGAAATCTTGAACAGCGACCTGTCCGCGATCACCACCCGCACGCGCCGCATCCTGCGCTCGATCGAGCCGAACGACATCGCCAGCGCGGTCGAGCAGCTCCAAACACTCTGA
- the metX gene encoding homoserine O-succinyltransferase MetX encodes MGSIGNVTPQAMHFAEPLRLQSGASIGDYTLMYETYGTLNADKSNAVLVCHALNASHHVAGTYAGQPKSQGWWDNMVGPGKPLDTNRFFVIGVNNLGSCFGSTGPMHDNPATGKPYGAAFPLLTVEDWVAAQARLADRLGIDCFAAVMGGSLGGMQALSWSIMFPERLRHCIVIASTPKLSAQNIAFNDVARQAILTDPDYHGGDFYEHGVVPKNGLKVARMVGHITYLSNDDMAEKFGRKLRNAAENNDYKFDFGIDFEIESYLRYQGDKFSEYFDANTYLLITKALDYFDPARAHGGDLAKTLAGTKAQFLIASFTTDWRFSPERSREIVEALLSNRRKVTYAEIDAPHGHDAFLLDDARYMAVVRAYYDRIALELAGKEAA; translated from the coding sequence ATGGGATCGATCGGAAACGTCACACCACAGGCGATGCATTTCGCCGAGCCGCTGCGCCTGCAAAGCGGCGCCAGCATCGGCGATTACACGCTGATGTATGAAACCTATGGCACCCTGAACGCCGACAAGTCGAACGCGGTGCTGGTCTGCCACGCGCTGAACGCCTCGCACCATGTGGCCGGCACCTATGCCGGCCAGCCCAAGAGCCAGGGCTGGTGGGACAACATGGTCGGGCCGGGCAAGCCGCTCGACACCAACCGCTTCTTCGTGATCGGCGTGAACAACCTCGGCTCCTGCTTCGGCTCGACCGGGCCGATGCACGACAATCCGGCCACCGGCAAGCCCTATGGCGCGGCCTTCCCGCTGCTGACGGTGGAAGACTGGGTGGCGGCGCAGGCGCGCCTGGCCGACCGCCTCGGCATCGACTGCTTTGCCGCCGTGATGGGCGGCTCGCTGGGCGGCATGCAGGCCCTGTCGTGGAGCATCATGTTCCCCGAGCGCCTGCGCCACTGCATCGTGATCGCCTCCACGCCCAAGCTGTCGGCCCAGAACATCGCCTTCAACGACGTGGCGCGCCAGGCCATCCTGACCGACCCGGACTACCACGGCGGCGATTTCTACGAACACGGCGTGGTGCCGAAGAACGGCCTGAAGGTGGCGCGCATGGTCGGCCACATCACCTACCTGTCGAACGACGACATGGCGGAAAAATTCGGCCGCAAGCTGCGCAACGCGGCCGAGAACAATGACTACAAATTCGACTTCGGCATCGACTTCGAGATCGAGTCCTACCTGCGCTACCAGGGCGACAAGTTCTCGGAATACTTCGACGCCAACACCTACCTGCTGATCACCAAGGCGCTCGACTACTTCGATCCGGCGCGCGCCCATGGCGGCGACCTGGCCAAGACGCTGGCGGGCACCAAGGCCCAGTTCCTGATCGCTTCCTTCACCACCGACTGGCGCTTCTCGCCCGAGCGCAGCCGCGAGATCGTCGAGGCGCTGCTGTCGAACCGGCGCAAGGTCACCTATGCCGAGATCGACGCGCCGCACGGCCACGACGCCTTCCTGCTGGACGATGCGCGCTACATGGCGGTGGTGCGTGCCTACTACGACCGGATTGCCCTCGAACTCGCAGGCAAGGAGGCCGCATGA
- the metW gene encoding methionine biosynthesis protein MetW — protein sequence MNLNDLNALRPDLAFIADWVRERAHVLDVGCGDGAMLRYLELSKGCTGYGVEIADDKVLESTQRGISVIQHDMEQGLDLFRDNAFDVVLCLSSLQMMQHVEARLRDIVRVGQEAIVSFPNFAYWPHRVALIRGRMPVSRTLPYQWFDTPNVRYATIHDFKDLAEKCGLEVLEYVALAEGKPVSFLPNLRGSLAVFRLRKKSGVVA from the coding sequence ATGAACCTGAACGACCTGAACGCCCTGCGTCCCGACCTGGCCTTCATCGCCGACTGGGTGCGCGAGCGCGCCCACGTGCTCGACGTCGGCTGCGGCGACGGCGCCATGCTGCGCTACCTGGAGCTGAGCAAGGGCTGTACCGGCTACGGCGTCGAGATCGCCGACGACAAGGTGCTGGAGAGCACCCAGCGCGGCATCAGCGTGATCCAGCACGACATGGAGCAGGGCCTCGACCTGTTCCGCGACAACGCCTTCGATGTGGTGCTGTGCCTGTCCTCGCTGCAGATGATGCAGCACGTCGAGGCGCGCCTGCGCGACATCGTGCGGGTCGGCCAGGAAGCCATCGTCTCCTTCCCCAACTTCGCCTACTGGCCGCACCGCGTGGCGCTGATTCGCGGGCGGATGCCGGTCTCGCGCACGCTGCCCTACCAGTGGTTCGACACGCCCAACGTGCGTTATGCCACCATCCACGACTTCAAGGACCTGGCCGAGAAGTGCGGGCTGGAAGTGCTGGAGTACGTGGCCCTGGCCGAAGGCAAGCCGGTGAGTTTCCTGCCGAACCTGCGGGGCAGTCTCGCGGTGTTCCGGCTGCGCAAGAAGTCGGGCGTCGTGGCCTGA